In a genomic window of Trichoderma atroviride chromosome 4, complete sequence:
- a CDS encoding uncharacterized protein (TransMembrane:6 (o40-61i73-95o107-124i131-149o155-174i195-217o)), with amino-acid sequence MALSALRSAISLPYPVASPGHGFWGEQTSTLNFCEEDYALSWYCAELCNTVTNGLFMWLGIRGIRNCMKEEHPSIFLISYIGYMVVGLGSILFHATLKYPMQLVDELSMIYTTCLMMHASFSYSRSQTFSVVLGVGLLSLAGSITLYYYLTKDPIFHQVAYAALTATVVFRSIWVMESQVRPVLHAQDPKRASKLLNTMWAMVATGLAVFVGGFLIWNLDNFFCSQVRRWRHAVGLPWAILLEGHAWWHLMTGLGKLNGGFL; translated from the exons ATGGCCTTATCTGCTCTGCGCTCGGCCATCTCGCTTCCATATCCAGTCGCCAGTCCTGGCCATGGATTCTGGGGCGAACAGACGTCAACGCTGAACTTTTGCGAAGAG GACTATGCGCTATCGTGGTATTGTGCTGAGCTCTGTAAT ACAGTCACGAATGGCCTTTTCATGTGGCTTGGAATCAGAGGCATTAGAAACTGTATGAAGGAGGAGCATCCGTCAATATTCCTGATTTCTTATATCGGGTACATGGTCGTGGGACTCGGCTCCATCCTTTTTCATGCGACATTAAAGT ATCCCATGCAATTGGTCGACGAGCTATCCATGATTTATACGACTTGCTTGATGATGCATGCTAGTTTTTCTTACTCACGCTCACAAACGTTTTCGGTTGTCCTGGGGGTTGGGCTACTTTCGCTTGCTGGATCAATCACG CTTTATTACTACCTTACCAAGGACCCCATCTTCCACCAGGTAGCATACGCTGCTCTGACAGCTACCGTCGTTTTTCGGAGTATCTGGGTGATGGAGTCGCAGGTCCGGCCGGTCTTACACGCCCAAGATCCAAAACGGGCCTCGAAGCTGCTGAATACGATGTGGGCCATGGTAGCTACTG GACTCGCGGTTTTCGTTGGCGGGTTCTTAATCTGGAATCTCGATAATTTCTTCTGCTCGCAAGTGCGACGGTGGAGACATGCGGTTGGCCTTCCCTGGGCCATTCTGCTCGAGGGCCACGCCTGGTGGCACCTCATGACCGGGCTGGGTAAGTTGAACGGCGGCTTCCTCTGA
- a CDS encoding uncharacterized protein (EggNog:ENOG41), protein MASVFTYDPDPPRVSSPWILADDADTSPASGAAVTQTGLLSEYGVTRLDAEPQTGPIEYKLHLLLRSRRGYVYMSTADQKRDRFHAQPGDGSALYSASPASYSASPTPASSSQPRQERLQRLTTQLLWRLQQSSPYHASSSREVKIPKLPDGSTDADSPDLYGTQIPGLEESQGALYEIGVSDDGHLVGLAKDELDESIATLRIMAASLGCGVTVLRMVIVGDCEWIEIADLNGNASQGPTQVAKRDRLWVAEALITPSTELLHSKDTKRYTESAEGTPVDSAASTTVPGHGKSTTPQLRVTLTGPIASGKSSLLGTLSTGTLDNGRGKSRLSLLKHRHEMASGMTSSIAQELIGYKERLIFSFSHRNIESWLDIHDYANDGRLVFMSDSGGHPRYRHTVFRGLMNWAPHWMVLCIAADDAEMTSRAHDVTAPAPDSGETDLVKAHLDLSLKLDVPLAIVITKLDLASKVALQKTMTKILGAIRDADRVPKLLQPDQQPRDQLSEIPQTDWDKVQSFVGNISEQDLLKRVPIVFTSVLKGVGIGLVHALLASLPLPPAPTSHSSRDASPQSEQPRNIFHIDDTFSLPRSFDDSLANLDGVIVSGHVRLGSFSIGQTIVVGPFSSSHALDRGSGTEYQSSPEGRGSPALRAISATHSNGNKSGGSVSPSTDSDEWQKARIVSIRNLRLPVGTLEAGQVGSIGLVFETNHSDLTVLPDPPQIRRGMVISTPTMDMPDSEMPLHASRGFTAVFEEDGAQFPPSGTLVNVLFACVRTAARILDVSVQHRGETGETIGPLDADQKAETTKDSSRDTVTKVTIELVHSRKWAELGSSVIIMGNGSHDGSGLQGFVGKITDVVC, encoded by the coding sequence ATGGCCTCAGTCTTTACCTACGACCCGGATCCTCCTCGGGTCTCCTCGCCCTGGATTCTGGCAGACGACGCAGACACTTCTCCGGCATCAGGTGCGGCGGTGACTCAGACCGGTTTGCTGTCCGAGTATGGCGTCACGAGGCTGGATGCAGAGCCGCAGACTGGCCCGATCGAGTATAAGCTTCATCTACTGCTTCGATCAAGACGCGGTTATGTGTACATGAGCACGGCGGACCAGAAGAGAGACAGGTTTCATGCGCAGCCCGGAGACGGGTCGGCGCTGTATTCGgcctctccagcttcttaCTCGGCCTCTCCCACTCCTGCATCGTCGAGCCAGCCTCGCCAGGAacggctccagcgcctcacgacgcagctgctgtggcgCCTGCAGCAGTCGTCGCCGTATCATGCGTCGAGTTCAAGAGAGGTCAAGATCCCGAAGCTGCCTGACGGCAGCACAGACGCAGATTCGCCTGATCTTTACGGCACTCAGATTCCTGGCCTTGAGGAGTCGCAAGGAGCTCTATACGAGATTGGCGTTTCTGACGATGGACACCTTGTCGGACTGGCcaaggacgagctggacgagAGCATTGCGACTTTGAGAATCATGGCAGCTAGCCTCGGGTGCGGCGTTACTGTCCTGCGAATGGTGATTGTGGGTGATTGCGAATGGATCGAAATAGCCGACCTCAATGGAAATGCTTCTCAGGGACCGACTCAGGTCGCCAAGCGGGACAGACTCTGGGTAGCCGAGGCACTCATCACGCCCAGCACTGAGCTGCTACATTCAAAGGATACCAAGCGTTACACCGAATCTGCTGAAGGAACTCCCGTGGATTCTGCTGCGTCAACCACAGTACCAGGCCATGGTAAATCTACAACACCGCAACTACGGGTTACCCTGACCGGCCCCATAGCATCGGGAAAGTCCAGCCTCTTAGGAACGCTATCTACAGGGACTCTGGACAATGGCCGGGGCAAGAGTCGCCTAAGCCTACTGAAGCATCGTCACGAGATGGCGTCCGGAATGACCAGCTCCATTGCACAGGAGCTCATTGGATATAAAGAAAGACTCATATTCAGCTTTTCCCATCGCAATATTGAATCATGGCTCGACATTCACGACTATGCCAACGACGGTCGACTTGTATTCATGTCTGACTCTGGTGGCCACCCGAGATATCGACATACCGTGTTTCGCGGACTCATGAACTGGGCACCCCATTGGATGGTCCTGTGCATTGCTGCTGACGATGCTGAAATGACGTCTCGAGCCCATGACGTGACAGCACCGGCACCAGATTCAGGGGAGACTGATTTGGTCAAGGCGCATCTGGATCTCTCGCTCAAACTTGACGTTCCATTGGCAATTGTCATTACAAAGTTGGATCTCGCATCCAAGGTGGCCCTGCAAAAAACCATGACCAAGATCCTCGGTGCTATACGGGATGCGGATCGTGTGCCAAAACTCTTGCAGCCTGACCAACAGCCACGAGACCAGCTGTCAGAGATTCCACAGACTGACTGGGACAAGGTGCAGAGCTTTGTTGGAAACATATCCGAGCAAGATTTGCTGAAGCGTGTTCCTATCGTGTTTACCAGCGTTTTGAAAGGGGTGGGCattggccttgtccatgcTCTCCTTGCGAGCCTGCCTTTACCTCCTGCGCCCACGTCGCATAGTTCCAGAGACGCAAGCCCTCAGTCAGAGCAACCGAGAAATATATTCCATATTGATGACACGTTCAGCTTGCCCAGATCTTTTGATGATTCGCTGGCAAACTTGGACGGAGTTATTGTATCCGGCCATGTCcgtcttggcagcttttcTATAGGACAAACCATTGTTGTAGGGCCATTTTCGTCGAGCCATGCGCTTGATCGTGGTTCCGGAACTGAATATCAATCATCACCTGAGGGTCGTGGATCACCGGCACTGCGCGCGATTTCAGCTACGCATTCCAATGGGAACAAGAGTGGTGGCTCAGTATCCCCGTCAACAGATTCGGATGAGTGGCAGAAAGCACGCATTGTGAGCATTCGTAACCTTCGGTTGCCAGTTGGAACATTAGAAGCTGGCCAGGTTGGATCGATTGGGCTTGTCTTCGAGACAAACCACAGCGATCTCACAGTCCTACCTGATCCCCCTCAGATTCGAAGAGGCATGGTTATTAGCACTCCAACTATGGACATGCCTGATAGTGAAATGCCGCTCCACGCTTCCCGTGGGTTCACTGCAGTGTTTGAGGAGGACGGTGCTCAGTTCCCACCTTCGGGCACACTGGTCAACGTTCTCTTTGCCTGTGTCAGGACTGCTGCTCGGATCCTCGATGTTTCTGTTCAGCACCGCGGCGAAACAGGCGAGACAATTGGGCCCCTCGACGCGGACCAAAAAGCAGAGACTACAAAAGACTCTTCAAGAGATACAGTAACAAAGGTAACTATAGAATTAGTGCACAGTCGAAAGTGGGCTGAGCTAGGGTCATCAGTGATTATCATGGGAAACGGTAGCCACGATGGATCAGGGTTGCAGGGTTTTGTTGGAAAGATTACAGACGTGGTATGTTAA
- a CDS encoding uncharacterized protein (EggNog:ENOG41~TransMembrane:3 (i23-44o50-70i91-116o)) yields MSSEQELQINPVVGDSIVHNNKVLTNLHSLTASLFGVSAGILGLESYYGFLFYIVFSIITTILFYTFQLAPGSLAEGRSVVDTSRYYRGALDIWTGGITNGLPGFILTWTLFYGLVRA; encoded by the exons ATGTCGTCGGAACAAGAGCTTCAAATCAATCCCGTTGTTGGGGACTCAATCGTCCATAACAACAAG GTCCTCACCAATCTCCACAGCCTGACAGCGTCTCTCTTTGGTGTCAGCGCAGGGATTCTTGGCCTCGAGTCCTATTACGGCTTCTTGTTCTACATCGTCTTCTCAATAATAACAACCATTCTGTTCTACACCTTTCAGCTGGCGCCGGGCTCTCTGGCAGAGGGACGCAGCGTCGTCGACACCAGTCGGTATTACAGAGGCGCCCTTGATATCTGGACAGGCGGCATAACGAATGGATTGCCTGGATTCATTCTGACATGGACATTATTCTACGGATTAGTGAGAGCTTaa
- a CDS encoding uncharacterized protein (BUSCO:EOG092D2I7R), whose amino-acid sequence MADSAHMDSLGSYNIQLHIKFHSFPFPAKMSEHSFEPLKNDLLLRAARGQVVERPPMWVMRQAGRYLPEYHEAKGSRDFFECCRDAEVASTLTLQPVERFEGLLDAAIIFSDILVIPQAMGMQVEMVDKKGPHFPNPLQNPLDGQYEKVLGGKVDVAAELDYVYKAITLTRKKLAGRVPLIGFCGAPWTLFCYMVEGGGTKLFAQVKTWIYKYPEESKKLLAKIADVCVDHLAHQVKAGAQLVMVFDSWAGELGPASFKQFSEPYLAHIAQKLPLKLQELGLEKVPMTVFPKGAWFALDSACNLGYNVVGMDWLQDPSEAVRIRGDRNIVFQGNADPGVLYGTKAAITEAVETMVKGFWSGEKKGWIANLGHGITPGVNPENLKFFFEEIHRLTKP is encoded by the exons atgGCTGACTCGGCTCACATGGACAGCTTGGGCTCCTACAATATTCAGCTACATATAAAATTCCattcatttccttttcccgCCAAGATGTCCGAGCACTCTTTTGAGCCATTGAAGAAcgacctgctgctgcgagcgGCACGGG GCCAGGTCGTGGAACGACCTCCCATGTGGGTGATGCGCCAAG CTGGCCGCTACCTGCCCGAGTAtcatgaagccaaaggcTCGCGCGACTTCTTCGAGTGCTGCCGAGACGCCGAGGTCGCCTCCACCCTGACGCTGCAGCCGGTCGAGCGATTCGAGGGCCTGCTGGACgcagccatcatcttctccgacatcctcgtcatccccCAGGCCATGGGCATGCAGGTCGAGATGGTGGACAAGAAGGGACCGCACTTCCCGAACCCGCTCCAGAACCCGCTCGACGGACAGTACGAGAAAGTTCTCGGCGGCAAGGTCGATGTGGCCGCTGAGCTCGACTACGTGTACAAGGCTATTACcctgacgaggaagaagctggcgggCAGAGTGCCGCTGATTGGCTTCTGCGGTGCTCCTTGGACGCTTTTCTGCTACATGGTTGAGGGCGGTGGCACGAAGCTGTTTGCTCAGGTCAAGACTTGGATTTACAAGTACCCGGAGGAATCGAAGAAGCTGTtggccaagattgccgatgTTTGCGTGGACCATCTGGCTCACCAGGTCAAGGCTGGAGCTCAG TTGGTTATGGTGTTCGATTCGTGGGCTGGAGAGTTGGGTCCTGCTTCTTTCAAGCAGTTCTCTGAGCCCTACCTCGCTCACATTGCTCAGAAGCTTCCTCTGAAGCTCCAAGAGCTTGGGCTTGAAAAGGTGCCCATGACGGTGTTCCCCAAAGGCGCTTGGTTCGCTCTCGACTCGGCGTGCAATCTGGGCTACAACGTTGTCGGCATGGACTGGCTGCAAGATCCTAGTGAGGCTGTACGAATTCGAGGAGACCGAAACATTGTTTTCCAAGGTAACGCCGACCCTGGAGTGCTGTACGGCACAAAGGCGGCCATCACCGAGGCTGTTGAGACGATGGTCAAGGGTTTCTGGtctggcgagaagaagggctgGATTGCAAACTTGGGACATG GTATTACACCAGGAGTGAACCCGGAAAACCTGAAGTTTTTCTTTGAGGAAATTCACCGACTGACAAAACCTTGA
- a CDS encoding uncharacterized protein (BUSCO:EOG092D0YTO) produces the protein MGFLGIYRAIYDYTPKEDGELAITTGDLLYILEQNNDDGWWKAKKKAGTDDEDEPSGLVPNNYVEKAETVGHARAIYEYTRQTDEELSFSEDAVLEVFDTNDEDWILAGLDGEYGFVPANYIEVQAATPAAAPAPPAAPVLPRRPPSQTIAAAPEDDSTPSDEAPVANPAAALASVIQNRPSVREPPTLRFKEPEVSDEESIKSPALPTRPRPQSQAYSPPAEYTPRPQRESQIEPQPKGHLIPGGFHLYNINEMVSVMGKKKKMPTTLGINLLTGTILIAPEKAQDDPPQEWTAEKMTHYSREGKHVFMELVRPSKSIDFHAGAKDTAEEIVASLGELAGAARAEGLREVIAAGSQKRQRKGTILYDFMAQGEDEVTVAAGDEVAIIDDTRSEDWWQVRRLRNGKQGVVPSSYVEFSGTITPPPEGQAVSRAKSTVEQNRMEEMRLTKEAMKASKEPQQRNRRENGRADSGSNSASKTKPDATKVRTWTDRSKSFSVEAQFLGLKDGKLHLHKMNGVKIAVPIAKMSHGDLEYVENITGISLDDERPLADVKRSKPPEQKKASASAVGASIDKKPEYDWFQFFLSCDVAVGLCERYAQAFTRDSMDESVLPDVDAGVLRNLGLREGDIIKVMRTLDAKFGRNKANGEGDGGLFSGPGGALRNNTRKGRPAPAVQTGDVVDAAVFSTGKEASSSGETAAKPASPASPEKPPKRPTGGFDDDAWDVKPTKQEQQTKPQASPPADAPSVNPTPAPAPAPAPLPPALTGSLMDLSLLSAPLEPSKVEPPVQPPAANFGGEAQQAAAAAPPAQQQQQPLGASPSFFQTVPQPNQVVSAQLPQLTGVHISPKSLGRQRPLAPSISPPVQGSLGVPPPPQRPLSAPQSTLPQGIFAAPTLLPQVTGLVQGQVAPPGQSLNDITQARFQQQYNAQFQNLQPQFTGYSGPQPQGLQQFPQGAPGQFIQPQFTGAPGYIDPSRISQYGGLQAQPTGFQPGLTQSPFGSGSINNYLPPALQPQPTGFQSLQPLQPTGSTDGLKPLQPLVPQKTGPPPPVRFGVTPETKKLAPQATGRRANLSQATPENPFGF, from the exons ATGGGCTTCTTGGGGATCTACCGGGCCATCTACGACTACACGCCCAAGGAGGATGGCGAGCTCGCCATCACGACGGGCGACTTGCTGTATATCCTCGAGCAGAACAACGACGATGGCTGGTggaaggccaagaagaaggccggcaccgacgacgaagatgagccCTCCGGCTTGGTTCCAAACAACTATGTTGAAAAG GCAGAGACAGTAGGCCACGCGCGTGCCATTTACGAATATACCCGCCAAACCGATGAAGAGCTCTCCTTCTCCGAAGATGCCGTGCTGGAAGTCTTCGACACCAACGACGAGGACTGGATCCTTGCCGGTCTGGATGGCGAGTATGGCTTTGTCCCGGCCAATTATATCGAGGTGCAAGCTGCCACTCCTGCAGCTGCGCcggcgccgccagcagctccggtGCTGCCAAGACGGCCGCCCTCCCAAAccatcgctgctgctcctgaaGATGATTCAACGCCGTCTGACGAGGCACCAGTTGCCAACCCAGCAGCTGCTCTCGCTAGTGTCATCCAAAACCGGCCATCCGTCAGGGAGCCTCCGACTTTGCGTTTCAAAGAACCAGAGGTATCAGATGAAGAGTCTATCAAGTCTCCTGCATTGCCCACGCGACCGCGACCGCAGTCTCAAGCATATTCACCACCCGCGGAATATACGCCCAGGCCTCAGCGAGAGTCACAGATTGAACCTCAGCCCAAGGGGCACCTTATTCCTGGTGGATTCCACTTATACAACATCAACGAGATGGTGTCAGTCatgggcaagaagaagaagatgccgacAACTCTTGGCATCAATCTTTTGACGGGTACCATCTTGATCGCACCCGAGAAAGCTCAGGACGACCCTCCTCAGGAATGGACTGCCGAGAAGATGACCCATTACTCTCGTGAGGGGAAGCACGTCTTCATGGAGCTTGTTCGCCCCAGCAAGAGCATCGATTTCCATGCCGGAGCTAAAGACACCGCAGAAGAAATTGTGGCTTCTCTTGGAGAGCTTGCAGGTGCTGCCCGAGCAGAGGGATTGAGAGAAGTAATCGCGGCTGGCTCTCAAAAGCGACAGAGAAAAGGAACGATTCTCTATGACTTCATGGCGCagggcgaagatgaagtCACTGTCGCTGCGGGTGACGAGGTGGCTATTATTGACGACACAAGGAGCGAGGACTGGTGGCAAGTTCGCCGCCTCAGGAACGGCAAGCAAGGCGTTGTGCCGAGTAGCTACGTCGAATTCTCAGGTACCATTACGCCGCCACCCGAGGGCCAAGCAGTATCAAGAGCCAAATCAACCGTGGAACAGAATCGCatggaggagatgagacTCACCAAAGAAGCAATGAAGGCTAGCAAGGAACCTCAGCAG CGGAATCGACGCGAGAATGGACGTGCCGACAGTGGCAGCAATTCGGCGAGCAAAACAA AACCCGACGCAACCAAAGTGCGGACATGGACGGATCGATCAAAGTCATTCAGCGTCGAGGCGCAGTTCCTTGGACTCAAAGATGGCAAGCTGCATCTTCACAAGATGAATGGCGTGAAGATCGCTGTACCCATCGCAAAAATGTCGCACGGAGACCTCGAATATGTTGAGAATATCACCGGCATCTCTTTGGATGACGAGAGACCGCTGGCCGATGTCAAGCGATCGAAGCCCCCGgagcaaaagaaggcttctgcctctgccgttGGGGCATCCATCGACAAGAAACCAGAGTATGACTGGTTCCagtttttcttgtcttgcgACGTGGCCGTTGGCCTTTGTGAACGCTATGCTCAGGCATTCACGAGAGACTCGATGGATGAGAGCGTGCTGCCGGACGTCGATGCCGGTGTTTTACGGAATTTAGGACTGCGAGAAGGAGacatcatcaaagtcatGCGTACTCTAGACGCCAAGTTCGGCCGCAATAAAGCCAACGGCGAGGGCGACGGCGGCCTCTTCTCAGGCCCAGGAGGAGCGCTGCGGAATAACACAAGAAAGGGCCGGCCTGCCCCTGCTGTGCAAACTGGCGATGTGGTTGATGCGGCTGTTTTCTCAACTGGTAAGGAAGCGTCTAGCTCTGGCGAGACTGCGGCCAAACCAGCATCTCCTGCAAGCCCGGAAAAACCACCCAAGCGCCCTACAGGAGGGTTTGACGACGATGCCTGGGATGTGAAGCCAACgaagcaggagcagcagacaaAACCGCAggcctcgccgccggcaGATGCTCCCTCCGTCAACCCGACACctgcgccagcgccagctcctGCGCCTCTACCTCCAGCGCTCACCGGATCTTTGATGGACCTCTCTCTACTGTCAGCGCCATTAGAGCCCAGCAAGGTTGAGCCTCCCGTCCAGCCTCCTGCTGCCAACTTTGGTGGCGAAGCACAGCaagcggctgcagcggcaCCACCAgcgcaacaacagcaacagccactGGGAGCAAGCCCATCCTTCTTCCAAACAGTCCCACAACCAAACCAGGTGGTTTCGGCCCAGCTCCCTCAGCTTACCGGAGTTCACATCTCTCCAAAGTCTCTGGGGAGGCAGCGACCCCTCGCGCCATCCATCTCGCCGCCAGTTCAGGGCTCACTCGGcgtgccaccaccaccgcaaCGACCGCTCTCCGCCCCTCAGTCTACACTCCCTCAAGGCATATTTGCCGCCCCTACGCTCCTCCCTCAAGTTACTGGCCTCGTTCAGGGCCAAGTTGCGCCACCGGGACAAAGCCTCAACGACATTACTCAAGCTCGGTTCCAACAGCAATATAATGCACAGTTCCAAAACTTGCAGCCCCAGTTTACGGGATATTCTGGGCCCCAGCCCCAGGGCTTGCAGCAATTTCCCCAGGGTGCTCCTGGACAGTTTATACAGCCCCAGTTCACTGGCGCGCCTGGCTATATTGACCCAAGCCGAATAAGCCAGTACGGGGGTCTTCAAGCCCAGCCCACCGGCTTCCAACCCGGCCTGACACAGTCTCCCTTTGGCtctggcagcatcaacaactATCTGCCACCAGCTCTACAGCCTCAGCCGACCGGATTCCAGAGCCTGCAGCCGCTCCAGCCAACAGGTAGCACGGACGGATTGAAACCACTGCAGCCGCTTGTACCGCAGAAGACCGGACCTCCTCCGCCAGTTCGTTTTGGTGTGACTCCcgagacgaagaagctggcgccCCAGGCAACCGGCCGACGGGCCAACCTGTCTCAAGCAA CTCCTGAAAATCCGTTTGGTTTCTAG
- a CDS encoding uncharacterized protein (EggNog:ENOG41): MTAQFASHGRGGAGNMADAAQSPSIKASDLETPVLKTAVVTTGRGGTGNMTKNDDPHETRLRQDVKAVPRRLSSGAQYAGRGGAGNVFKGEDELERLTRNRSGEQAIDEAPEDATEKTSEKTSEKILDKTDKLEKVEPAAAIKKWLMFGRKP, translated from the exons ATGACTGCTCAGTTTGCTTCCCATGggcgcggcggcgctggcaacATGGCCGACGCAGCGCAGTCGCCGTCCATCAAGGCCTCGGATCTCGAGACGCCGGTGCTGAAAACAGCCGTTGTGACGACGGGCCGCGGCGGCACTGGCAACATGACCAAGAACGACGACCCTCACGAAACTCGTCTTCGCCAGGACGTCAAAGC AGTACCCCGGCGACTTAGTTCAGGAGCCCAGTACGCTGGacgcggcggcgctggcaacGTCTTCAAAGGCGAGGACGAACTCGAGCGGCTGACGCGCAACCGAAGCGGCGAGCAAGCCATCGACGAGGCCCCCGAAGACGCTACCGAGAAGACATCTGAGAAGACGTCCGAGAAGATTCTGGACAAGACAGACAAACTTGAAAAGGTCGAACCAGCCGCAGCAATAAAGAAGTGGCTAATGTTTGGAAGGAAGCCATGA
- a CDS encoding uncharacterized protein (EggNog:ENOG41), which produces MSEGSVYEFPSMGDAFHAQPSNRSLKTSDSEEEAYRPTKARRATRKTRTPKRGEHHPTFLGKVLSDISSLPPTVMLKNAELFATRATEVRLAEAEKAGKIKRPLNAFMLYRKFYQDVAKTCCTKNNHQQVSTVCGESWKREPKNLKGDFIRLAAEERRMHVEAFPSYKYDPLHSKKRDDKDSMLPIPLDKDGFEHSGVRDLPEENKIKRKRKEVPEYHEPLHLGSGLYPPIVEQQQVFMRPVATQAYWAPQPVQVAPYYEERTYQVDAGSYQPYQAWHDGDYFSGGNPQLLVNGLHGAAMERGLSAQEACIDPILLPCSPGSRYDLPHGGSSAAQEQWNHGGHAEASRTDPMIPGVDVRSYDAYLKGTDSDWKVEHLEEPSQFDDWMTQIEGGDVKKGERGNW; this is translated from the coding sequence ATGTCTGAGGGCTCAGTGTACGAATTTCCTAGCATGGGGGATGCTTTCCACGCTCAACCGAGTAATAGGAGTTTGAAAACATCCGACTCTGAGGAAGAGGCGTATCGTCCGACCAAGGCACGAAGAGCCACAAGAAAGACGAGAACTCCAAAGCGCGGAGAGCATCATCCCACGTTTCTTGGCAAAGTTCTTTCTGACATTTCATCCTTGCCTCCAACCGTCATGCTCAAGAACGCTGAATTGTTCGCCACTCGCGCGACAGAGGTGCGGCTAGCcgaagctgaaaaggccgGCAAGATCAAGCGCCCTCTGAATGCATTCATGCTTTACCGCAAGTTCTATCAAGACGTTGCCAAAACGTGCTGCACTAAGAACAACCATCAACAAGTTTCGACAGTTTGTGGAGAATCTTGGAAACGCGAGCCGAAGAATCTCAAGGGCGACTTTATCCGTCTGGCCgcggaggagaggagaatgCACGTAGAGGCTTTTCCCTCATACAAATATGATCCTCTTCACTCCAAGAAGAGGGATGATAAAGATTCGATGCTGCCTATACCACTGGACAAGGACGGGTTCGAACACAGCGGTGTTCGAGATCTACCCGAGGAGAACAAGATAAagcgaaagagaaaggaagtGCCTGAATACCATGAGCCCTTACACCTGGGCAGTGGGCTGTACCCACCAATTGTTGAGCAACAGCAGGTCTTCATGAGGCCCGTTGCCACGCAAGCTTATTGGGCTCCTCAGCCTGTACAGGTTGCCCCATACTACGAGGAGCGCACATATCAGGTAGATGCTGGCTCGTACCAACCATACCAGGCATGGCACGACGGCGATTACTTCTCTGGTGGAAATCCACAGCTTCTCGTGAACGGTCTGCATGGAGCCGCAATGGAGCGTGGTTTGAGTGCTCAGGAGGCCTGCATCGACCCTATACTCCTCCCCTGTTCGCCCGGCTCGAGATACGATCTTCCACACGGCGGATCGAGTGCAGCCCAAGAGCAGTGGAATCACGGGGGACATGCCGAGGCATCACGCACAGATCCAATGATTCCCGGGGTAGATGTACGTTCTTATGATGCATATCTCAAAGGAACTGACAGCGACTGGAAAGTTGAACACTTGGAGGAGCCAAGTCAGTTTGACGACTGGATGACTCAAATTGAGGGGGGAGATGTAAAGAAGGGGGAGAGGGGGAATTGGTAA
- a CDS encoding uncharacterized protein (EggNog:ENOG41~BUSCO:EOG092D4TKN) produces MRQTIAKLASASAVQNGLRPKPMALLPPIPLYRRLLRAHRKYLPAEMRLLGDQYIKAEFRAHRNVDNPAHLIGFLSEWQMYAQQIEGESWVGEKIDQGKLQKMSDEQIQQLYELMQAIQKHRNGEETE; encoded by the exons ATGCGCCAAACAATCGCAAAGCTGGCGTCTGCCTCGGCCGTGCAGAATGGTCTACGGCCAAAGCCCATGGCCCTATTGCCGCCCATTCCCCTTTACCGACGGCTTCTGCGCGCTCACCGAAAGTACCTCCCGGCAGAGATGAGGCTCCTCGGCGACCAGTATATCAAGGCCGAATTCAGAGCTCATCGCAACGTGGATAATCCTGCGCATCTg ATTGGCTTCCTTTCAGAGTGGCAGATGTATGCCCAGCAAATCGAGGGCGAGTCTTGGGTTGGTGAAAAGATTGACCAGGGCAAACTTCAAAAAATGAGTG ATGAGCAAATCCAGCAGTTGTATGAGTTGATGCAGGCCATACAGAAGCATCGCAACGGGGAAGAAACTGAATAG